Part of the Candidatus Parcubacteria bacterium genome, CTCTTTTTTTATTTACTGTGAAGAGAGTGATATTCTTTAAAAAATTATGATTTACGAATTTACTAGTGAAGGAGAAGAAGAAACAACTGACGCTCCTGAAACTCCTGCCACTGACGCTCCTGTAGAAGGAGAAACAACTAATCAGTTGGAAGGAGAAGAAGCTACTGGAGAAGAAACTCCTAAAGAAGAAGCTGAAGGAACTCCTGAAACCGAAGGAACTCCTGAAACCGAAGGAGCACCTAAGGAAGTCCCAGAAACTGAAAAAACTACTGAAGAAGGTTCTGAAGAAAAACCAGAAGAAACTCCAGTTGTGTAATTTAAAAATCCCGCCTCTGCGGGATTTTTAAATTATCTTAATAAATCTTCTTTTCCCGACTTGAATTATTATGCCTTTTTTTATTTTAATCTTTGCCTGCCAGTCATTTTGAATTTTATTATCTATTTTAACTCCCTTTTGCAAGACCAATCTTTTAGCTTCTGACTTTGAGGAAGCTATTTTTATTTCCTTCAACAAGTCCAAAATATCCCAATCGCCAGCCTTCAACTTGATTGCAGGGATTTTAGACGGCAGTTTTTTTTCTTTAAAAACCCTGTTAAATTCCTTTTCAGCCTTTCCTGCCGCTTTTTTACTATAATAGAGAGCAACAATTTCCCGAGCCAATCTTTGTTTTAAATCCTTGGGGTTTATTTTTTTTAATTTTAAATCTTTTTTTACCTGAGTAATCTTTTCTAATGGAATATCTGTGGCTAATTCAAAATAATGAAGAATTAAATTATCAGGGACAGACATTGTCTTTCCATACTGCTCTGTCGGAGGTTCAGTAATCCCAATATAATTATCTAAACTTTTACTCATTTTGTCTTTGCCGTCTAATCCAACCAGAAGCGAAGTAGTCATCACATCCTGTTGAGGTTGATTAAATCTTTTCTGAAGCTTTCTGCCCATCAACATATTAAAGGTTTGGTCGGTCCCCCCTATTTCAAGGTCTGACTTTATAACTATGGAATCATATCCTTGTAAAATCGGGTAAATTATTTCATGGGGATAAATATCAATTTTTCCTTTCATTCTCTTTTCAAAATCATCTCTTTCTAAAATTCGAGCTAAAGTAATTTTACTGAATAGTTTTATAAAATCGTCTGGGGCCATCTTATCGTACCACTCACTGTTTCTTTTAATTTCTATTTTTTTTGTATCAATCACCTTTCTCACCTGTTCAAGGTAGGTTTTAGCATTCTCATTGACTTGTTTATTTGAAAGTTGAGGCCGAGTTTTTGATTTGCCTGAAGGGTCGCCGATTCTACCAGTAAAATCACCAATAATAAAAACGATTTGATGCCCCAGTTTTTGAAATTCTTGGAGTTTTTTTAAGGGAACAGTATGACCTAAATGAATATCAGGTCTTGAAGGGTCAACTCCAAATTTTATTCTTAATCTTTTTCCGGAAAGCAGTTTCTTTTCTAAATCTTTCTTTATAATCATTTCTTCTACTCCTCGAGTCAACACCTCTTCAATTTTTTCAGGATTGGTATCTATTTTCATACTTTTATGATAGCAAAAGTATTTAAATTTGCCAAATAGGATAAAATCTACTAAAGTTAATGGTAGAAAGTCTATGGCAAAAAGAGTATATCATCGAAAAATATTTGGAGAAAATAAAAAGATAAGACAGATTAAAAAATTGGCAAAATTTTTAGTCT contains:
- a CDS encoding tyrosine--tRNA ligase, with amino-acid sequence MKIDTNPEKIEEVLTRGVEEMIIKKDLEKKLLSGKRLRIKFGVDPSRPDIHLGHTVPLKKLQEFQKLGHQIVFIIGDFTGRIGDPSGKSKTRPQLSNKQVNENAKTYLEQVRKVIDTKKIEIKRNSEWYDKMAPDDFIKLFSKITLARILERDDFEKRMKGKIDIYPHEIIYPILQGYDSIVIKSDLEIGGTDQTFNMLMGRKLQKRFNQPQQDVMTTSLLVGLDGKDKMSKSLDNYIGITEPPTEQYGKTMSVPDNLILHYFELATDIPLEKITQVKKDLKLKKINPKDLKQRLAREIVALYYSKKAAGKAEKEFNRVFKEKKLPSKIPAIKLKAGDWDILDLLKEIKIASSKSEAKRLVLQKGVKIDNKIQNDWQAKIKIKKGIIIQVGKRRFIKII